Part of the Verrucomicrobiota bacterium genome is shown below.
AATTCATCAGCGCCCTGGAGGTGGGCGAACGCGGGGAGGTGTCAATCGAGTTTCGGCTGCCGACCTACTGGTGCGCGCCCAACTTTGCCTTCCTGATGGCCAGCGACATGCGCGACGCGGTGGGGGCCTTAAGCTGGGTGCAGGGCGTCTCGGTGAAGCTGTTGGACCACTTCAGCGCCGGGTTGATCAACCGGGGGGTGGCCTTGAAGCAAGGCTTCCGGGAGGCCTTCCCCGGCGAGTCAGACGACGACCTGGCGGTGGTGCGCCAGAAGTTCCTGGGCAAATCCTTCGAGCGGCGCCAGGAATTGTTGGTGCGCCACCTGCTTGAGCGGGGGCAGCGGGCCGAAGGGCTGACGGCGCTGAGCCTGCGGGGGTTGCTGGGGCTGGCGCTGGAGGCCGAGGGCGACCGGTTGCGGGCGCTGTACGCCTTTGCTTGGCGGCGGCTGTGGCCGGCGTGGGGGGAGGAGCGCCTGGCCTTTGTGACGCTTGACGGGCAGGCCTTGGTGGCCGGGGAGCTGTCGCGCTACCTGCGCAGGCTGGCGGGGGTGCGGCGCAACGCCGAGTTTAACGGCGGCATCTGCCGCAGCCTGCTGGCTGAACGCAAGGCAGACCTGCTCACCGCAACGTGAAACGTTTCACCGCAGATCTGCGGTGGTGACGAAGGCACAATTGACCAATCACTCCAGGACGGCATAACTGCTGTCCTGGAGATTGGGTATTTACCGCCTTCGTTCTCAAAGAGGCCGGCCGGTCCCTCCGGGGCCAAAAACAAAACTTGCCGGTCGCCCTCACGAAATGCCCATTGGGCAAACCGCCCGGCGAGGTCTGCCGGCCCCTTTCACGACCCGGCAGGACACCTCTGTACCCCGGCA
Proteins encoded:
- a CDS encoding iron-sulfur cluster assembly protein codes for the protein MKDRPEDRVEQVRAALETVTDPEIDESVTSLEFISALEVGERGEVSIEFRLPTYWCAPNFAFLMASDMRDAVGALSWVQGVSVKLLDHFSAGLINRGVALKQGFREAFPGESDDDLAVVRQKFLGKSFERRQELLVRHLLERGQRAEGLTALSLRGLLGLALEAEGDRLRALYAFAWRRLWPAWGEERLAFVTLDGQALVAGELSRYLRRLAGVRRNAEFNGGICRSLLAERKADLLTAT